tttttttttaaatttttatggcCAGAAATAAATCTGAAGAGTCTTAAACAAATCCGAACACCGATCAACAAATTAAACACTCATTCTCGTACGATGAAAGATTACACTTTTAATCTAGTCAGATTCTGACTctataaatcattattttaaattttataaatttcagaatCATTCATCAATATACTGACCgaacatttatattaataataaatttttttgcaaaGAGGACAAAAGAAATTTGGCGATGGAAATGAGAGTTCTGGCTTGAATGTGGCTGTAGGTCCACCGATGAGAATGATGAGTTGAGTTTATTCTAGTTAAAAAGTACACAAGCATGCCATGTGATTTGTGACAGGAATGTCTCAACCTCCATGCATGTACTTCAATTcttcttttaagatttttaatgtGGATTGTGTCTACCAAGCTAGCATCTGTTCCAATTTAATTTCTACTCCTATATATTATCCATCGTCTAGTTGCTTAATTTCTTTGATTATGCTTCACCATCGCAGCAGCACTGCagcattttgtttaatttaggtAGCATATCAACTTCTTTCTACTCTTTGACATGCGCGAGAACCACATTTGTTTGGCTACTTTTATCTCTTTAAAGCACCTTTATATAATGAGTTAAACTCCTAAGCTTGTGTACTTTTTAAATCTCTGTTAttgttataaaaatcattacatTTATGATAGCCAAACATATCATTTGCATGGCATTGTAAATAAATACACCCTTTCTATGCTATCAATAGAAAAATCTCTCTTTACCCCGAGGGTTATTTCGAGGAGTAAGTGATGATGATGTCtcataactcaaaatatttagtttatgaGCAGTGGTTAATTAAGATGTTCatatgaatagttttttttttttagctcaagaaatattaaattaatgataagGCTTCGGTGTACCTacaaaaataatctcaattGAGAGATTTAAAGACTCTCGGATGATAAAGTTAGTAACTATATGAGAAATACaataaatgacttaaaaaaaccttaaattctAAGAACAAGTGATGTTTGTTCTTGTATTTTAGAGTAATTAATACTCTAAAGTATTTATACTTCCTGAACCTTATTGTTTTTAGAGAATGGAAGGACTGAAAAACCCCAGGCTTTCAGtgacattaataaaaaacaaatatccctTATATATTATTACTGAGATGATAAGTTGACACAATTTTTTCCGTCCCTATCTTGTGAAGTTGTGATAGGAAAAATAGATGAAAGACACTGTTTAGGGCTGAGtttacatttaaattattttacttcaaattattttttttatttttgaattgttttgatatactaatgtcaaaaatatattttaaaaacatggaaaaatattattttaatatattttcaaataaaaaaaattaaaaaaaataacccaaaataTTCATGTCCCTTATCGTTTGCTTGTCATTTGACCAAAAGAACAAGGCGCATTTCGCCAGATTTCCTCTAATTTTATAGAATCCAGTCCAGGACACAAATTCATATTGATTATACACCAACGTACAGAAACATACTATAAGCTTCAAAACAGgaaattcttttcttctcttccgaACTTATAATATGGCATCATAAATTTTTAGTAATTAGAAGACACTGATAGGTTCACATGATGATTACTTGAAAGAGAAGCATAATCCACCTGATATAAACTACTGTATCCAGATTTCTAGGATTGCCTTCCCTGATTGCAATGTtatgagagaaaataaaatattaataattggaTATTGATTTAATGATATTACTTCAAGGACACCTTACTTACTATGAAGGCGAAGATGAATCCTTGCTTTGGATCATCATGGCCACTAATAACATTTCAGCGTTGACTACacagttttttcctttttacattttaatttttaatgtaaggTTTTTACAATGTTTTAACCTTTGTTTTTACTTTAAGCGTTGACtacaaattgttttttccttgaGATTTCCATCTACATTCTTAATTTCAAGCATTGTATCATCGttttcttaaacaaatataGGCAGGGACAACGAGGAGAAGGTTCTTATGCGATGTTTCCAGTTAGCTATTCTAGTATATATAGATTAATAACGTCGACCTCGAATTAATCAACTCACATAATCGGTTAATTTCCATGGGGAAACACTACCTTGTTTTCCTTTGCCTTCTAGGAATATTTTGCTTTCCTTTGCTTCACAGTTATCTGGCCTTGGCTGCAGGAACTGATGATGGGTCTGAGCAATGGGGATATGTTGAAGTTCGACCCAGTacgtccatatatatatatatatatatagtttcttagattttttttccttcatttttactatatattttggtcTGGTCTTCCTGTCGTCAACAACAGTAGTTTCCCTATTCTCACTACGTGCAATTAATGCAGAGGCTCATCTATTTTGGTGGCATTACAAAGGTCCTTATAGGGTTGAAGATCCAACGAAACCATGGCCAATAATTTTATGGCTCCAAGGAGGACCAGtgagtttgaattttaaacaACTTGAATCTAAACGATTCATATTTATTGTGAACTATATAATATTGCTTATATTATTAGATGTGAGttagattattgtaattttgatatattgttttgaaatcagGGGGGCTCTGGTGTTGCATTTGGAAATTTTCTAGAAATAGGACCGCTGGACGGCAATTTGAACCCCCGCAATTCGACTTGGCTCCTGAAAGCAGATCTTTTATTTgtggtgcttttttttttttgttggtgcaTCACTCTtgtcgatgtttttttttctcccctctTTGGCTTATATGGCAAAAAGTGAGTGATTTCGTTGGCTCATGGGATTTAGGATAGCCCGGTGGCAACAGGATTTAGTTACGTGGAGGACGAGGCACTGGTGGTTAGGAGTGATGAAGACGCAGCAGCTGATTTAACTGCTTTGTTGAAAGAGCTCTTTAATGGAAACGAAACTCTCCAAAAAAGTCCTTTATACATTTTTGCTGAGTCATATGGAGGCAAATTTGCTGCCACACTCGGGGTTTCAGCTCTAAAAGCCATTGAAGCAGGGGAATTGAAGCTTCAACTAGGGGGTATAAGcacacaatatttttattttatgttgtatGATTGTAAGTGTCTCAGTTAGAGAAAATGTTTCCTACTTTGATTTTCAGGAGTTGCTTTGGGAGATAGCTGGATTTCTCCTGAAGATTTCGTGGTAAGTAAATACCACGTATTGGCATGCAAATCAAAGCCACTTCCTTTCAGCTCGATGAGCAGATCACCTGCTAAATCTTGAGACTTTTTTAACTGGATAATGATGCAGTTTACATGGGGTCCTCTTCTCAAAGATCTATCAAGAATGAACAGCAATGGCTTAAACAGCTCAAACAGGTCCTAATCAAAGCTATACTACCAgcaactcatgtttttttttgtttgtcatgAATAACTGAGGTGATTTAACAAAAACTAGTCTGAAAAAATAGTTTAGCTGTAAAGATTCAGCAGCAGCTAGCTGAAGGAAAATATGAAGATGCGACATCAACATGGAGAGAACTAGAGGATGTTGTCTTTTCCAACAGTAACAATGTGGTATGCCTTCAATTAGTATATAAGCATCTGTCAGCCTCATTAATGCACACATGAAATTTCAGGAATTTGAGTAATTGTTTCAGGATTTCTACAACTTCCTTTTGGATTATGTCAATGATCCTGTCATCGGGAGCACAACCCAAGAATCAAAAGGATTTGTGGCTGCTGACAGATATTCGAGATATCTGAGCACTAAGATGTATCCATCACCAGGGAGCACTGGAGCGAGGAGCACCGAAAACCTTTATGACCTAATGAACGGGCCAATAAGACAGAAACTAAAGATTATTCCTGAGAATGTGACGTAAGTAAAACTAGGTAGTCTTCATGAtttaaatgttttgagttgTTTCATTGAATATTGTTATTTAGCAGGATTTACTCCATTAATTTGATGGATTCTACTAATTAATCCACTAATCTTCAACAGATGGGATGGACAAGGTGGGTTGGTTTTCCAGGCCTTGGTTGGTGATTTCATGAAGCCGAGAATCCAAGAGGTAAAATCTGCACTAACTTTCTTCTTTGTGTTCAATGTATCGAGTGGAAGAAGGCAGCAAACCCCATTTAGCCCATCTTAAATGTTAGAACTCGCTATTATTTTCCAGGTTGATGAGCTCTTAGCCAAAGGAATAAACGTGACTATATACAATGGACAGGTATGACAACAGCTTCAGGCTGTACAATATTATCACCTAATATATCTggacaaactttttttttttgtttgccttTAACAATATTCCCATGGTGTTCCCTCCCACATGAAAGATGCACAGAGctagaatcatttttttttaaaattagaaattttcTTTTCGGCTAAATATAAAACGAATTATATGTAtaatgtgtttgtgtgtgtgtgtaagcaTTTGGCTTTGCAAATTGAGCAAAACTCtcttcagttaaaaaaaaaaaaaaactgatatcTGGGATTCAATGACCCGTCCAAAAAtattcgaaaaggccagaaaatatctataaaatttatcttataGTGTTAACTACTTGATGCTTCATGGAAACTCATCATGAAACCAAGATAGgaggccattttttttttccaatctctTTAGGATTACACtctataaaaattatgtttttagataGACAAATCCCTAACAAAATGGTATTAAAACCTAACAATTAGattgatttttcatgaataCACAGGTTGATCTCATATGCTCAACCAAAGGAGCAGAAGCGTGGGTTAACAAACTCAAGTACCTCCATCTCAACCCTCATTTTAACTAATTGAATCAAGTTAAACTTTACAAAGCTTGAAAAGTAAACCTCTTCCTTCTTACAATATTGAATATTTCAGGTGGGATGGTTTGCAGAATTTCTTAAGTCTGGATCGTTCTCCTCTATATTGCAAAAGTGATAACACCACCACAAAGGGATTTACAAGTTCGTACAAGAACTTGTTTTTCTATTGGATCCTTGGAGCTGGCCACTTCGTAAGCACCCCCTTCACATGACCAACACTTCCATCTTCTTTTACCAAATAATATTCATTGATCTTATAAATGCATGCAGGTTCCAGTCGAACAGCCTTGTGTTTCTCTGCAGATGGTGGGGAATGTTACTAAATCACCAAATAACTTTTAGTGGTTTATAATGGCAGGACAAATTGTCCACCAATGTTAGAGAAATATATTGATTCTcccatcaaaaaccaaaaactaataTTGAGCTTTGAAATGGTTACGAAGAAATATGAGTTCTGCCTTTTTCATTGGAGGTGTCCTGGATAATAGCTTAAGGTTTGTTCTGTTCTCGTCTTTTCCTGTTCTCGGGTTATagtttgctctctttttttgctGTTAATCTGTAGCTGTGCTCTTGTTCTTGCTTTCACCAAT
The Populus nigra chromosome 3, ddPopNigr1.1, whole genome shotgun sequence genome window above contains:
- the LOC133689037 gene encoding serine carboxypeptidase-like 51; translated protein: MGKHYLVFLCLLGIFCFPLLHSYLALAAGTDDGSEQWGYVEVRPKAHLFWWHYKGPYRVEDPTKPWPIILWLQGGPGGSGVAFGNFLEIGPLDGNLNPRNSTWLLKADLLFVDSPVATGFSYVEDEALVVRSDEDAAADLTALLKELFNGNETLQKSPLYIFAESYGGKFAATLGVSALKAIEAGELKLQLGGVALGDSWISPEDFVFTWGPLLKDLSRMNSNGLNSSNSLAVKIQQQLAEGKYEDATSTWRELEDVVFSNSNNVDFYNFLLDYVNDPVIGSTTQESKGFVAADRYSRYLSTKMYPSPGSTGARSTENLYDLMNGPIRQKLKIIPENVTWDGQGGLVFQALVGDFMKPRIQEVDELLAKGINVTIYNGQVDLICSTKGAEAWVNKLKWDGLQNFLSLDRSPLYCKSDNTTTKGFTSSYKNLFFYWILGAGHFVPVEQPCVSLQMVGNVTKSPNNF